One segment of Nostoc flagelliforme CCNUN1 DNA contains the following:
- a CDS encoding ATP-dependent Clp protease ATP-binding subunit — translation MFEHFTSEAIRVIMLAQEEARRLGHNFVGTEQILLGLMGEGTGVAAKVLAELGVTLKDSRREVEKIIGRGSGFVPPEIPFTPKVKSLFEQSFKEAHSLGQNYINTEHLLLGLTEAGEGVAAKVLQNLGVDFKTVRSAIVRRLGENAPAIAGGGSQKRTQPLTMEEFGRNLTKLAQEGRLDPVVGRQKEIERAIQILGRRTKNNPVLIGEPGVGKTAIAEGLAQRIINQDVPETLQGKQVISLDMGSLVAGTRFRGDFEERIKKVVEEVRTVGNIILVIDEIHTLVGAGGTEGGLDAANILKPALARGELQCIGATTLDEYRKHIERDAALERRFQPIMVGEPSVEETVQILYGLRGAYEQHHKVTILDSALVAAAELSDRYISDRFLPDKAIDLIDEAGSRVRLRNSQSSPNKELKRELAGVTKEKEAAVRVQDFDKAVTLREQELKLAEQLQATFAQNDQPVNSTVVDEEDIAQIVASWTGVPVNKLTESESELLLHLEDTLHQRLIGQEQAVSAVSRGIRRARVGLKNPNRPIASFIFSGPTGVGKTELAKALAAYFFGAEDSMIRLDMSEYMESHTVAKLIGSPPGYVGYDEGGQLTEAVRRKPYTVLLFDEIEKAHPDVFNMLLQLLDDGHLTDAKGRKVDFKNTLIILTSNIGSKVIEKGGSGLGFDFDTQADASYNRIRTLVNEELKAYFRPEFLNRLDEIIVFTQLSRDEVKQIAEIMLRDVSKRLTEKGIILEVSDRFKDRVVQEGYNPSYGARPLRRAIMRLLEDSLAEAMLSGEITDGDTAIVDVDDDSQVRVRKSEKRELLLANVG, via the coding sequence ATGTTTGAACACTTCACTTCCGAAGCCATTAGAGTAATTATGTTAGCTCAGGAGGAAGCCCGTCGCCTGGGACACAACTTTGTAGGAACAGAACAAATTCTCCTGGGTTTGATGGGAGAAGGAACTGGGGTTGCTGCTAAAGTGCTGGCCGAATTAGGCGTTACCCTCAAAGATTCACGTCGCGAGGTAGAAAAAATTATTGGCAGGGGTTCTGGCTTTGTACCACCAGAAATTCCTTTTACTCCTAAGGTAAAAAGCCTCTTCGAGCAATCGTTTAAAGAAGCTCATAGTCTAGGACAGAATTACATTAACACTGAACACTTACTCTTGGGATTGACCGAGGCTGGTGAAGGTGTCGCCGCCAAAGTACTGCAAAATCTAGGAGTTGACTTCAAGACTGTCCGCAGTGCCATAGTTCGCCGTTTGGGTGAAAATGCGCCAGCTATAGCTGGTGGTGGTAGTCAAAAGCGCACCCAACCATTAACGATGGAAGAGTTTGGTCGGAATTTGACCAAATTAGCACAAGAAGGCAGACTCGACCCCGTAGTCGGTCGCCAGAAGGAAATTGAGCGGGCGATCCAAATCCTTGGTCGCCGCACTAAGAATAACCCAGTGTTGATTGGAGAACCAGGAGTTGGTAAAACTGCGATCGCAGAAGGTCTAGCTCAACGGATTATCAACCAGGATGTTCCCGAAACCTTACAGGGTAAGCAAGTTATCAGCCTCGACATGGGGTCTTTGGTGGCTGGAACTCGCTTCCGTGGCGATTTTGAAGAACGCATCAAAAAAGTCGTGGAAGAAGTCCGCACTGTAGGCAATATCATCTTGGTGATTGACGAAATTCACACCTTGGTTGGCGCTGGTGGTACAGAAGGTGGTTTGGATGCAGCCAACATCCTTAAACCTGCCTTAGCACGGGGTGAACTCCAGTGCATCGGCGCAACTACCCTCGATGAGTATCGTAAGCATATCGAGCGCGATGCCGCCCTAGAGCGTCGTTTCCAACCAATTATGGTTGGGGAACCCTCAGTAGAGGAAACCGTACAAATTCTTTACGGCTTGCGCGGCGCTTACGAACAGCATCACAAAGTCACAATTTTGGATTCAGCACTTGTAGCAGCAGCAGAATTATCAGACCGCTACATTAGCGATCGCTTCTTGCCAGATAAGGCAATAGACTTAATTGATGAAGCTGGTTCTCGCGTTCGTCTGCGGAACTCTCAAAGTTCTCCCAATAAAGAACTCAAACGTGAACTCGCTGGCGTTACCAAAGAGAAAGAAGCAGCAGTCAGAGTCCAAGATTTTGATAAAGCTGTAACCCTGCGCGAGCAAGAGTTAAAACTCGCAGAACAACTGCAAGCAACGTTTGCACAAAACGATCAACCTGTCAACTCGACTGTAGTTGACGAAGAAGACATCGCTCAAATCGTTGCCTCTTGGACTGGCGTACCAGTTAACAAGCTTACTGAGTCTGAGTCAGAATTGCTTCTGCACCTAGAAGACACTCTGCATCAACGGCTCATCGGTCAAGAGCAAGCAGTCTCGGCTGTATCTCGCGGTATCCGTCGCGCCCGTGTCGGCTTGAAGAATCCCAATCGTCCCATTGCTAGCTTTATCTTCTCTGGGCCTACTGGAGTCGGTAAAACAGAATTGGCGAAGGCATTAGCTGCCTACTTCTTCGGTGCGGAAGACTCCATGATTCGCCTAGATATGTCCGAATACATGGAAAGCCACACCGTCGCCAAGCTAATTGGTTCGCCTCCTGGTTATGTGGGATACGACGAAGGCGGACAGCTTACAGAAGCCGTGCGGCGGAAACCTTACACAGTGCTGCTATTTGACGAAATCGAAAAAGCACATCCCGATGTATTCAATATGCTGCTGCAACTCTTGGATGACGGTCATCTTACGGATGCCAAAGGTCGGAAAGTAGACTTCAAGAACACGCTGATCATTTTGACTTCCAACATCGGTTCTAAAGTGATTGAAAAAGGTGGTAGTGGTTTAGGCTTTGACTTCGACACTCAAGCCGACGCTAGTTATAACCGCATCCGCACCTTGGTAAATGAAGAATTGAAAGCTTACTTCCGTCCTGAGTTCCTGAACCGTCTTGATGAAATTATCGTCTTCACCCAGCTTTCTAGGGATGAAGTGAAGCAAATCGCTGAGATTATGCTTCGTGATGTTTCTAAGCGCTTGACAGAAAAAGGAATTATCTTAGAAGTTAGCGATCGCTTCAAAGACCGTGTAGTACAAGAAGGCTACAACCCTAGTTATGGTGCTAGACCATTACGCCGGGCAATTATGCGCCTCTTAGAAGATTCTCTGGCTGAAGCAATGCTGTCTGGTGAAATTACAGACGGCGATACAGCGATCGTTGATGTTGATGATGACTCTCAGGTAAGAGTACGAAAATCAGAAAAACGAGAATTGCTCTTGGCAAATGTTGGCTAA
- a CDS encoding AI-2E family transporter — translation MNFSLNQLLRWLIFTLLFPLVFLNGWLAFLLVKNFQPVVTILILATLLAFILNYPVATLQKQGVKRGYAVALVFISALIILVALGITLLPIVLEQFNEMVKVFPQWIDSSKEKLQILNDWFFRHKINVNLSQLLSRLTQQLPNELEFLSDKLLSILIDTIDSISEALITIVLTFYLLLDGPRIWEGIFKKLPGSFAQKVSQSIQQNFQNYLIGQGTLALLMGVSLTLLFLAFQVQFALLFGLGVGLLSLIPFGDVVSLVVITLIIATHDFWLAVKIFAVAVVIDQLIDQAIAPRLLGKFTGIRPIWVLIALLVGTNVGGVLGLLIAVPVAGFIKDIADTFSKSTDSENVVKSEVASELLPEESISP, via the coding sequence ATGAATTTTTCACTAAATCAACTACTTCGATGGTTAATTTTTACGCTGTTATTTCCTCTAGTATTTCTCAATGGTTGGCTAGCATTTTTGCTGGTTAAAAATTTTCAACCTGTTGTAACAATTCTTATTTTGGCTACTTTGCTTGCATTCATTTTGAACTATCCTGTTGCCACTCTCCAAAAGCAAGGAGTGAAGCGTGGCTATGCAGTAGCATTAGTTTTTATATCAGCATTGATAATTCTCGTTGCTCTGGGTATAACTTTGCTTCCCATTGTTTTAGAGCAATTTAATGAGATGGTGAAAGTCTTCCCCCAATGGATTGATTCTAGCAAAGAAAAACTCCAGATTTTAAATGATTGGTTTTTTAGGCACAAAATAAATGTGAATTTAAGTCAGTTATTAAGCCGATTAACACAGCAATTACCCAATGAATTAGAGTTTCTTTCAGATAAACTTTTAAGCATTCTCATAGATACGATTGATAGTATCTCTGAGGCATTAATCACAATAGTGCTGACTTTCTATCTGTTGTTAGATGGCCCAAGGATTTGGGAGGGGATATTTAAAAAGCTACCTGGAAGTTTTGCCCAGAAGGTAAGCCAATCTATTCAACAAAACTTTCAAAATTACTTGATTGGTCAGGGAACTTTGGCTTTGCTAATGGGAGTTTCATTAACATTATTGTTTTTAGCTTTTCAAGTCCAGTTTGCTTTACTTTTTGGTTTGGGAGTTGGGCTTTTGAGTTTAATTCCCTTTGGCGATGTCGTTAGTCTTGTTGTAATAACTTTAATAATAGCCACACATGACTTTTGGCTAGCAGTGAAGATTTTTGCAGTAGCTGTTGTCATTGACCAGTTAATTGATCAGGCGATCGCACCACGGCTTTTGGGCAAATTTACTGGTATCAGACCAATATGGGTGTTAATTGCTTTGCTTGTAGGAACCAATGTTGGTGGAGTCTTGGGTTTGCTAATCGCAGTACCTGTAGCTGGTTTTATCAAAGATATAGCAGATACTTTTTCTAAATCTACTGATTCTGAGAATGTAGTTAAGAGTGAAGTAGCATCAGAATTGTTGCCAGAAGAATCAATATCGCCATGA
- a CDS encoding bifunctional orotidine-5'-phosphate decarboxylase/orotate phosphoribosyltransferase, with the protein MNFFDKLNRNILQNQSLLFVGLDPNPEMMPVRYESEELITGLEKWLQFIIAETSNYVCAYKPTLGFYEALGIPGLELLYKTLAAIPAHIPVILDAKHSDLNTSSIFARTVFTEWHVDAITLSPYTGQDHVAPFLVYPDKAVFILCCTSNPGAEALQQYPTNESPLYLQVVKESKTWGTPEQLGLEVGTTNPEVLALIRAIAPERIIMARSIWAEGANLRQILEAGLNANGDGLLIPVPQDMLGNTQLSEEVQSIRAEINQIKAEIIHENSTCSVWFPDVCFLNQHPYQDLILQLYDIDCIMFGSFVQASGAIFPYYIDLRKIISNPQVFNQVLTAYEDILKNLIFDRLAGIPYGSLPTATGLALRLHCPMIFPRKEVKAHGTRRVIEGNFHPGETVVVVDDILISGKSVMEGAGKLESAGLNVNDIVVFIDHEQGVKDRLQQNGYRSHAVLTISEITNTLYQAGRINEEQFLAFAESS; encoded by the coding sequence ATGAACTTTTTTGATAAATTGAATCGTAATATCTTGCAAAATCAAAGCTTACTATTCGTAGGGCTTGATCCAAATCCAGAGATGATGCCTGTGCGTTATGAATCTGAAGAACTCATCACTGGTTTGGAGAAGTGGTTACAATTCATTATTGCTGAAACTTCTAATTACGTTTGTGCCTATAAACCGACACTTGGCTTCTACGAAGCATTAGGTATTCCCGGTTTAGAATTGCTGTACAAAACTTTAGCAGCTATTCCAGCCCATATTCCAGTAATTTTAGATGCTAAACACAGTGATTTAAATACTAGTAGCATCTTTGCTCGGACTGTGTTTACAGAATGGCATGTAGATGCAATTACTCTTAGTCCTTATACAGGACAAGATCATGTAGCACCTTTTTTGGTCTATCCTGATAAAGCTGTGTTTATTTTATGCTGTACTTCTAATCCAGGTGCAGAAGCTTTACAGCAATATCCTACAAACGAATCACCTCTTTATTTACAGGTGGTAAAAGAATCAAAAACCTGGGGAACTCCAGAACAATTGGGTTTGGAAGTGGGAACTACAAATCCTGAAGTTTTAGCACTTATTCGAGCGATCGCGCCTGAACGAATTATTATGGCGCGTAGCATCTGGGCCGAAGGGGCAAACCTGAGACAAATTTTAGAAGCAGGTTTGAATGCTAATGGTGATGGTTTACTAATTCCTGTTCCTCAAGATATGTTGGGAAACACACAACTATCTGAGGAAGTCCAGTCTATACGTGCAGAAATTAATCAGATCAAAGCTGAAATTATTCACGAAAATTCTACATGCTCTGTGTGGTTTCCTGATGTTTGTTTCCTAAATCAGCACCCCTACCAAGATTTGATTTTACAACTTTATGATATTGACTGCATTATGTTTGGCAGCTTTGTCCAAGCATCAGGAGCTATATTTCCTTATTACATCGACTTACGCAAAATTATTTCCAATCCCCAAGTTTTTAATCAAGTTCTCACAGCTTATGAGGATATTTTGAAGAATCTAATTTTTGATAGATTAGCAGGTATTCCCTATGGTTCTTTACCTACTGCGACTGGTTTAGCTTTGCGCCTTCATTGTCCGATGATTTTCCCCCGTAAAGAGGTAAAGGCACACGGAACTCGGAGAGTTATTGAGGGTAACTTTCATCCTGGTGAAACAGTTGTAGTAGTTGACGATATTCTCATCAGTGGTAAAAGTGTCATGGAAGGGGCAGGAAAGTTAGAATCAGCAGGATTAAATGTTAATGATATTGTGGTATTTATCGACCATGAACAAGGAGTGAAAGATAGGTTACAGCAAAATGGTTATCGCAGTCATGCGGTTTTAACTATTTCGGAAATTACTAATACTCTGTATCAAGCAGGCCGAATCAATGAGGAGCAATTTTTAGCTTTCGCTGAAAGTTCGTGA
- a CDS encoding cytochrome b/b6 domain-containing protein — protein MTLNPSQTRKLPTQAIGAKIFHWCNIISLFIMLTSGLQIYNANPVFGGREGLHIPPIFTLGGWLAGGRHWHFAAMWLFSLNLLWYGIYILITRRWRHRFVGANDFKALQKSQNSKRLIYAWHRIAYTAIIPILLLALFTGIGMYKPAQFPWIVDLFGDWQALRIVHFASVPMVILFVIIHSRLGRKAGGTELTESMFS, from the coding sequence ATGACTTTGAACCCCTCTCAAACTCGAAAGCTACCCACTCAAGCAATAGGAGCCAAAATTTTCCACTGGTGTAACATCATTAGTCTGTTTATCATGCTCACCAGTGGACTGCAAATTTACAACGCCAACCCTGTTTTTGGTGGACGTGAAGGTTTGCACATTCCTCCGATATTTACTTTAGGAGGTTGGCTTGCAGGAGGTAGGCACTGGCATTTTGCAGCAATGTGGCTATTCTCGCTGAATCTCTTGTGGTATGGAATTTACATTTTAATTACCCGACGCTGGCGACATCGGTTTGTAGGTGCCAATGACTTCAAAGCATTACAAAAAAGTCAAAATTCCAAACGTCTAATTTATGCTTGGCACCGGATTGCGTATACAGCAATTATTCCTATTTTGCTGCTGGCGTTATTTACAGGGATAGGAATGTATAAACCTGCTCAATTTCCCTGGATTGTGGATTTGTTTGGCGATTGGCAAGCATTGCGAATCGTTCACTTTGCCTCAGTGCCGATGGTTATCTTATTTGTAATAATTCACTCTCGATTAGGACGCAAAGCTGGTGGTACTGAATTAACAGAATCAATGTTTTCGTAA
- a CDS encoding sensor histidine kinase encodes MHIEKPATHEPEALSVQDSQSFPESKDLSQENLDTCQCSQAALQMALIASGLGLWDWNLVTNKTYYDPHWKGILGYRVDEIENEHKSFEQLVHPHDLPRIRQVLHDYLEGCTPVFEVELRMLTKSGEWKWILACGKVFQWDEFGKPVRMAGTHKDITQDKAMSTTGCAYATQQYQLFEQLQSTEDQVREKSQQQETTLEELKYTQKQLLQNQKMANLGQLVADMANEINNPVSFIYGNLHPASQYAEDLIKIIELYQHYYPKPAPVIALHLQRLDLGFVKTDFLKLLWSMRAGSERIKEIVFALRNFSTSDEGLMKKVDLHEGLDSVLRILQHRLKQKPDRAGIEVIKNFGELPLIECYPGELNQVFMNILTNAIDALEERMKHDYSFNPNIFIHTEIISSHLSLVNSNELWVNDKQLGKKHRVIIRISDNGKGILPHIQRQIFEPFFTTKPVGKGQGLGLSISRQIIVEKHQGKLKCNSKSGQGTELVIEMNTTTRHYTAIRKHASF; translated from the coding sequence ATGCATATCGAAAAACCCGCTACCCATGAACCGGAAGCTCTATCAGTACAAGATTCCCAGAGTTTCCCAGAATCAAAAGACTTATCTCAAGAAAATTTAGATACTTGTCAATGCTCACAAGCCGCCTTACAAATGGCATTAATAGCCAGTGGCTTGGGGTTGTGGGATTGGAATTTAGTAACTAACAAAACCTATTATGATCCTCACTGGAAGGGCATTCTGGGATATAGAGTAGATGAAATCGAAAATGAGCATAAATCCTTTGAGCAACTTGTACATCCACATGATTTACCAAGAATTCGCCAGGTTTTGCATGATTATCTAGAAGGATGCACACCTGTGTTTGAAGTTGAATTGCGAATGTTGACTAAATCCGGTGAGTGGAAGTGGATTCTGGCTTGTGGGAAAGTATTTCAGTGGGATGAATTCGGTAAGCCAGTGCGGATGGCGGGGACGCACAAGGATATTACTCAGGATAAAGCGATGTCTACGACGGGCTGCGCCTACGCTACTCAACAATACCAACTATTTGAACAACTCCAGTCTACTGAAGATCAAGTTAGAGAAAAATCACAGCAGCAAGAAACTACCCTCGAAGAACTCAAATATACCCAAAAGCAGTTATTGCAGAACCAGAAAATGGCTAATCTCGGTCAACTGGTGGCGGATATGGCTAACGAAATTAACAACCCAGTTAGCTTCATCTACGGCAATCTTCATCCTGCAAGTCAATATGCTGAAGACTTAATCAAAATCATTGAACTTTACCAACACTACTATCCCAAACCGGCCCCAGTCATAGCCTTACATCTGCAACGCCTCGACCTTGGTTTCGTGAAGACAGACTTTTTAAAACTGCTGTGGTCAATGCGAGCCGGATCTGAGCGCATCAAAGAAATTGTTTTCGCCTTGCGGAATTTTTCAACCTCTGACGAAGGTCTAATGAAAAAAGTAGACTTGCATGAAGGACTTGATAGTGTTCTGAGGATTTTGCAGCATCGCTTGAAACAAAAGCCTGATAGAGCCGGGATTGAAGTAATTAAAAACTTTGGGGAATTGCCCTTAATTGAGTGTTATCCTGGTGAACTAAATCAGGTATTCATGAACATCTTGACTAATGCCATTGATGCCTTAGAAGAAAGGATGAAACATGATTATTCCTTTAATCCCAATATTTTTATTCATACAGAAATTATTAGCAGTCATTTATCATTAGTCAATAGCAATGAACTTTGGGTAAATGATAAACAACTAGGAAAAAAACACAGAGTTATAATTCGCATTTCTGACAATGGTAAAGGCATACTTCCCCATATCCAAAGACAGATATTTGAACCATTTTTTACTACCAAACCAGTAGGCAAAGGTCAAGGGCTAGGGCTATCAATTAGTCGGCAAATTATAGTTGAAAAACATCAAGGGAAACTTAAGTGTAATTCTAAATCAGGTCAAGGCACAGAGTTGGTGATTGAGATGAATACAACAACAAGACACTATACCGCTATTAGAAAACATGCCAGCTTTTGA
- a CDS encoding AAA-like domain-containing protein, whose protein sequence is MTIDEVVLLLKASQATGLTTLQEIILRSSWEGETYTNIACKADYDEEGVRKIAAHLWQLLSAFCKEPINQLNFRQTLENHRLSKAHQQLVKEFNKAATAISLEFPSGAVSLNSRFYIPRPPIEELAYAEMAKPGSLICIKAPKKMGKSSLILRLLARAKNQGFRTVTLDFQQADKAVFTSLNKFLRWFCANVSRELQLEAKLNDYWDEDMGSKLSCSIYFQQYLLSALESPLVLVMDEVDWLFEHQGIAGELLPLVRLWYEQAKGVEVWQKLRLVLVYSTEIIVPIKLTQSPFNIGLSIKLSPFTREQVLDLALRHGLDWTDGKDAESLMAMVGGYPYLVRLALYHLVGKGGLEGDLEQLLQQAPTEAGIYHEYLRQFVLVLQDEPELQNAFYEVINATNYVQLEPALADKLQSMGLINLEGDRSTVACELYRLYFRQYLKISEILNNNCVEQFF, encoded by the coding sequence ATGACTATAGATGAAGTAGTATTGCTACTAAAAGCCAGTCAAGCAACCGGTTTAACGACACTCCAAGAGATTATATTGCGTTCTTCGTGGGAAGGAGAAACCTACACGAATATAGCCTGTAAGGCTGACTACGATGAGGAAGGTGTCAGGAAAATTGCTGCTCATTTATGGCAATTATTGAGTGCTTTTTGTAAAGAACCTATAAATCAATTAAACTTCCGTCAGACTCTAGAAAATCACCGTCTTAGCAAAGCACATCAACAATTAGTTAAAGAATTCAACAAAGCAGCTACGGCTATATCCTTAGAATTTCCTAGTGGAGCAGTATCTCTTAATTCCAGATTTTACATCCCTCGCCCGCCAATTGAGGAACTCGCCTACGCAGAAATGGCTAAACCTGGGAGTCTCATCTGCATCAAAGCACCGAAGAAGATGGGGAAAAGTTCTCTGATTTTGCGGTTGCTTGCACGCGCTAAGAATCAAGGCTTTCGCACCGTGACGTTGGACTTTCAGCAAGCAGATAAAGCAGTATTTACCAGTTTGAATAAATTTTTGCGCTGGTTCTGTGCCAATGTCAGTCGAGAGTTACAGCTAGAAGCAAAGCTCAATGATTATTGGGATGAAGATATGGGTAGCAAACTGAGTTGCTCTATCTATTTCCAACAGTATTTACTCTCTGCGCTGGAAAGTCCCCTTGTTTTGGTAATGGATGAAGTGGATTGGCTGTTTGAGCATCAGGGAATTGCTGGAGAATTGTTACCATTGGTGCGATTGTGGTATGAACAAGCCAAAGGTGTAGAAGTTTGGCAAAAACTGCGTCTAGTTCTGGTTTATTCTACGGAAATTATTGTCCCGATAAAACTGACTCAATCACCATTTAATATTGGTTTATCGATTAAGTTATCTCCCTTTACAAGAGAGCAGGTGCTGGATTTGGCACTACGTCACGGCTTGGATTGGACAGATGGTAAAGATGCCGAGAGTTTGATGGCAATGGTGGGAGGATATCCTTATTTGGTGCGATTGGCTTTGTATCACCTTGTGGGTAAAGGGGGATTAGAAGGAGATTTAGAACAGCTATTGCAACAAGCACCGACAGAAGCAGGAATTTATCACGAGTATTTAAGGCAGTTTGTGTTAGTGCTACAAGATGAGCCAGAGTTACAAAATGCTTTTTATGAGGTAATTAACGCTACAAATTATGTGCAATTAGAGCCAGCATTGGCAGATAAATTACAGAGTATGGGGCTAATTAATTTAGAAGGCGATCGCTCTACTGTTGCGTGTGAATTATATCGTTTATATTTTCGACAATATCTGAAAATAAGTGAGATTTTAAATAATAATTGTGTTGAACAATTTTTTTAA
- a CDS encoding AbrB/MazE/SpoVT family DNA-binding domain-containing protein yields the protein MASATITSKGQITIPQEIRDYLNLDTGSKVDFVIDENGAVKLIPLNVPIQSLSGLLHRPGMKSATLEEMEVAIQEGSSDWT from the coding sequence ATGGCTAGTGCGACCATCACAAGCAAAGGACAAATAACTATTCCTCAAGAAATTAGGGATTATCTTAATCTGGATACTGGTAGCAAGGTTGATTTTGTCATTGATGAAAATGGAGCAGTCAAACTGATTCCCCTGAATGTTCCTATTCAAAGCTTATCAGGGCTTTTACACCGTCCGGGAATGAAAAGCGCAACTTTAGAAGAAATGGAAGTAGCAATTCAAGAAGGTTCTAGTGATTGGACTTGA
- a CDS encoding PIN domain-containing protein, with translation MIGLDTNILVRYLTKDDEKQWKQAAEVIERGEQCFVANIVLCELVWVLRGNPYKFSKEEISNTIDLMLQCSVFELENRSLVYQALQRFKQGSADFSDYLIGAIAQDYGCSSTATFDRKLRSEKGFDLFE, from the coding sequence GTGATTGGACTTGATACAAATATTTTAGTGCGTTACTTGACAAAAGATGATGAAAAGCAGTGGAAGCAAGCTGCTGAAGTCATCGAAAGGGGAGAGCAATGTTTTGTTGCTAATATAGTTCTCTGTGAATTAGTCTGGGTTTTGCGCGGGAACCCTTATAAATTTAGTAAGGAAGAAATTAGTAATACCATAGACTTGATGCTGCAATGTTCGGTGTTTGAGTTAGAAAATCGCTCTTTAGTTTATCAAGCATTACAGCGATTTAAACAGGGAAGTGCAGATTTTTCTGACTATTTAATTGGTGCAATTGCTCAAGATTATGGTTGTAGCTCAACAGCAACTTTTGACAGAAAGCTGAGAAGCGAAAAGGGATTTGATTTATTTGAGTAA
- a CDS encoding tetratricopeptide repeat protein, which produces MVEFVGREAELQNLYEMLQENNQVVIAAIAGMGGLGKTELALQYAKAHRETYKGGICWLLAKAGDVGIQIVQFARTHLDLNPPEDLDLLAQVQYCFRLWREGNVLLVLDDVGEYQQVKPYLPSLSSRFKVLITTRQHLGASIKELSLDVLQPPLFIQALALTRKLLGEEHPDVATSLNNLALLYNSQGRYSEAEPLFIQALALKRKLLGEKHPDVATSLNNLAALYRSQGRYSEAEPLDIQALALRRKLLGEEHPSVALSLNNLALLYGFQGRYSEAEPFYVQALDIVERQLGVDHPNTVTVRKNLASLRDRLPPPQ; this is translated from the coding sequence GTGGTAGAGTTTGTTGGACGTGAAGCTGAATTGCAAAACCTGTATGAGATGTTGCAGGAAAATAATCAGGTGGTAATTGCTGCGATCGCTGGCATGGGTGGACTGGGTAAAACAGAACTGGCCTTACAATATGCAAAGGCTCACCGTGAAACTTACAAGGGTGGAATTTGCTGGTTGTTGGCAAAAGCTGGAGATGTGGGAATTCAAATTGTGCAGTTTGCTAGAACTCACCTTGACTTAAACCCGCCAGAAGATTTGGATTTACTCGCCCAAGTGCAATACTGCTTTCGGCTTTGGCGCGAAGGTAATGTGCTGCTAGTATTAGACGATGTTGGAGAATATCAACAAGTTAAGCCTTACTTACCCTCGTTATCTTCCCGGTTTAAAGTGTTGATTACCACGCGCCAACACTTAGGAGCATCTATAAAGGAATTATCTTTAGATGTATTGCAACCACCCCTTTTCATCCAAGCTTTGGCACTCACGCGCAAGCTGCTGGGTGAAGAACATCCAGATGTCGCAACTAGTCTCAACAACCTAGCTTTACTCTACAACTCCCAAGGCAGATACAGCGAAGCCGAACCCCTTTTCATCCAAGCTTTGGCACTCAAGCGCAAGCTGCTGGGTGAAAAACATCCAGATGTCGCAACTAGTCTCAACAACCTAGCGGCACTCTACCGTTCCCAAGGCAGATACAGCGAAGCCGAACCCCTTGACATCCAAGCTTTGGCACTCAGGCGCAAGCTGCTGGGTGAAGAACATCCATCTGTCGCACTTAGTCTCAACAACCTAGCCTTACTCTACGGCTTCCAAGGCAGATACAGCGAAGCCGAACCATTCTATGTACAAGCATTAGATATTGTTGAGCGACAGTTAGGGGTGGATCATCCCAATACTGTTACTGTTCGTAAAAATTTAGCAAGTCTTCGCGATCGCCTCCCCCCACCACAGTAA
- a CDS encoding PD-(D/E)XK nuclease family protein translates to MTTTASRRGTQTHKQIERYLLGQNPVCPEASRPYWESIQPVLEQIDTVRLVEGSVFHHDLSYSGKVDCIASYQGIPCICEWKTADKPKGSIEHLYEHPLQLTAYIGAANEYYRDYGIQLKHALLVVAIPEMPAEVFWFESTVIKDYWEQWEKRVAEYWQRRSVWG, encoded by the coding sequence ATTACTACAACTGCTAGTCGTCGGGGAACCCAAACACACAAACAAATTGAGCGCTACCTTCTTGGACAAAACCCTGTGTGTCCCGAAGCGAGTCGCCCTTATTGGGAGAGTATTCAGCCAGTTTTAGAACAAATCGACACAGTTAGACTTGTGGAAGGCTCTGTTTTTCATCATGATTTGAGTTACTCTGGCAAAGTTGATTGTATAGCCAGTTATCAAGGTATTCCCTGTATTTGCGAGTGGAAAACAGCAGATAAACCCAAAGGCTCAATTGAGCATTTATATGAACATCCACTGCAACTTACGGCATACATAGGAGCAGCTAACGAATATTATCGAGATTATGGCATTCAGCTAAAGCACGCTCTGTTGGTAGTAGCAATTCCAGAAATGCCAGCAGAGGTATTTTGGTTTGAATCAACAGTCATTAAAGATTACTGGGAGCAGTGGGAAAAAAGAGTTGCTGAATATTGGCAACGCAGAAGCGTTTGGGGTTAA